The Acaryochloris sp. CCMEE 5410 nucleotide sequence ATAGCTGATCCGATAAGTAACTGCCAATCGATAGTCTGTTTAGTGGGTAGATAAAACTTAGGGCTAAAGATAGGCGTGGAACGTCCCAGAACACATCTAAAAGTGAGGATTGTTACTCCAACAGCTCCACCTAAAGTAAATAGAAGCGTGGGATCCAAGTCCCCGTTACATCCAGAAACCGAGGACACGCTCGCGATCAATCATTGGAGATATTCCCAACCAAGTCCGAAGATATTCCTGAGATTAAGGCAATAAGTTGTTGTTTCATGCCACTGCCTCTTTATCTAAGAGATGCCCCATCAATTTGGTAATACCTGGTGGGTCACCCAAACCGTTGATATCGCAGTCAAGATAAATGTCAACACTGCTGCCAGGGATCTCACAGACAAGCGCCCTAAACACAAACACCGTGACCACTGGTGCAGCCATTCCCATACGAGTCCCAAAACCTACCAA carries:
- a CDS encoding DUF6691 family protein, with protein sequence MDPTLLFTLGGAVGVTILTFRCVLGRSTPIFSPKFYLPTKQTIDWQLLIGSAIFGIGWGMAGYCPGPGLVALVLGIWRVLSSLVIQKNVL